In one window of Paraflavitalea soli DNA:
- a CDS encoding DUF6531 domain-containing protein: protein MRKSYFVKTLVTLILLISCTLEATSQSAVKPTVKAPNGFDVNSFTGNLYHQRTDMKMPAQGIPMEIVFSYNNTQCNKNWGYGRGWTFTYNVAYTVDTAGNITVLRADGRRDLFRKAGSAYKAPVGAYDTLAEYQAGKFRLVTKEGWTYYFDVASHRKLTKVQDRNNNTITISYTDSLPSAITDAAGRTFTLTWDGGKLKEIQNTCSAPVRKIVYTYDTSGNPVKVMRPDSSTLLYYYDDNSRIIGFTDELGNNMSITYNGNGAVSKIVSCATTQLFTYSPQTRKTFVTEQVQGQRQITTYSYDTTGRIIHKEGNCCGYNVAYQYDGNNNVSSLTNGNNQTTQYVYDARGNVIKETDAEGYSVHYTWDLTLNKVLTVKDKRGNTTSYEYDAVGNQTKIIKPLGITIEYTYDSKGNVLTYKDGNNNTTRYEYNAYGMLTKTTDALNGIITNTYDGCGNLAQVKDARNNVTSYEYDLQNRVTKITNALGGITKYTYDASGNLSSQTDALNHTTTYVYDGLGRRIRTVSPSGHTVSVEYDEHGNKIKTTDARGNSTSYTYNSRNQVLTERDAMGKTRSFDYDGAGNMVSETDKRGNTTRYEYDKLNRLVKTTNAGGYTTTMAYDANDNKVAETDFNGNVNYYAYDALNRLTQVTDPFNKTITNTYDGNHRILSQKDKNGKIWSSEYDALNRETKSIDPLGFFTEITYDANGNQLMIKNKLGNTTSYTYDALNRQLTETNPLNEVTTYTYDLINNIKSVTYPYGNTFTNTYNNEYQLTSVSDIIGTINSYTYDANGNKLTQKDANNNAVSYQFDVLNRITGITDALGHTSTRQYDANNNTTRETDRNGNSRTFEYDALNKITRETDASGNSTRFEHDGNGNQIRIIDAKNNITSYSFDAMNRLIGESFADGVKKEYTYDVSGNKKTRKANNGIITTYTYNDANQLTQRSYPNGQHETFTYDAEGNKLTANNSHATISFTYDKLNRILTETLNGKTTKFIYTTNTRTINYPGGKVITETTDQRNRLSMIRESANTIAQFTYDGAGRLTTKTLVNGVIQHYGYDANNRITSLDCQPNNAINFLYTYDNEGNRLTALKNHRPTHSEKYVYDEVYHLTGFYAGKLNQQAFTDTTSKNVYTYDALYNRTLSIEGTTSISYDVKNANTYSRTTANGVPANFAYDGNGSTTSDAHQTYEYDYENRISKIGDQEYQYDALDRKIKLATPAGITYYYYDGNRILEERNNANVIQKTYTYGTWLDDVITYNYNGHNYYLANDRQGSALAVYDENVLAERNEYNGFGAPSFYNETYGQLDSSSVNNNILFTGRPYYASTGNYDFRQRVYNFSTGRFLQKDPLGYINGYNTYAAYFIPHQIDPFGTNVLVIGGGGALVTIAILLETLGPRLLFILITTRGAYIVGKYLMVPTQNGTIVVDGLGELAGDRSHWVSGRCHDIHNDYKKPCDGKRSCVGLDCIEELTEPYENAKACYKGRKEYLDLGCEDAKGDVPKRNLPGQLDDARRVYEDCQKRMDKAEPCCNKNIK from the coding sequence ATGAGAAAGAGTTATTTTGTAAAGACACTTGTGACGCTGATCCTACTGATCAGCTGTACACTGGAAGCCACCTCGCAGAGCGCTGTAAAGCCTACCGTTAAGGCGCCCAATGGATTTGATGTGAATTCTTTTACCGGCAACCTGTATCACCAGCGTACGGATATGAAGATGCCGGCGCAGGGCATACCGATGGAGATCGTGTTTTCCTACAACAATACGCAATGCAATAAGAACTGGGGTTATGGCCGTGGCTGGACCTTCACTTATAATGTGGCTTATACTGTAGATACGGCGGGCAATATTACCGTATTGCGTGCCGATGGCCGCCGCGACCTGTTTCGAAAAGCAGGAAGCGCTTACAAAGCCCCGGTGGGCGCCTATGATACCCTGGCGGAGTACCAGGCGGGCAAGTTCAGGCTCGTTACCAAAGAAGGGTGGACCTATTATTTTGATGTTGCTTCGCACCGCAAGCTCACCAAGGTACAGGACCGGAATAATAATACCATTACCATTAGCTATACCGATTCTCTTCCCTCGGCTATCACAGATGCGGCGGGCAGAACTTTTACGCTGACCTGGGACGGTGGCAAGCTGAAGGAAATTCAGAATACCTGTTCTGCACCCGTTCGGAAAATAGTGTATACGTATGACACGAGCGGCAATCCTGTAAAGGTGATGCGTCCCGACAGCAGTACGCTGCTGTATTACTACGACGACAATAGCCGGATCATTGGGTTTACAGACGAATTAGGTAACAATATGTCCATCACCTACAATGGCAATGGCGCGGTATCGAAGATCGTATCCTGCGCCACTACCCAGTTGTTTACCTATTCGCCGCAGACACGCAAGACCTTTGTAACGGAGCAGGTACAGGGTCAGCGGCAGATCACCACCTACAGTTATGATACTACGGGCCGCATCATTCATAAGGAAGGTAATTGCTGCGGTTACAATGTGGCCTATCAGTATGATGGAAACAACAATGTATCGTCCCTTACCAACGGCAATAACCAGACCACGCAATATGTGTACGATGCCAGGGGAAATGTGATCAAAGAGACAGATGCAGAAGGTTATAGCGTCCATTACACCTGGGACCTGACCTTGAATAAGGTATTAACGGTCAAAGACAAAAGGGGGAATACCACCAGCTATGAATACGATGCAGTCGGCAACCAGACGAAGATCATCAAACCATTGGGAATAACAATAGAATATACTTACGACAGCAAGGGCAATGTATTGACATATAAAGATGGGAATAACAATACTACCCGGTACGAATACAATGCTTATGGGATGCTCACCAAAACCACGGATGCACTGAATGGCATCATAACGAATACTTATGATGGTTGTGGCAACCTGGCGCAAGTGAAGGATGCCCGCAACAATGTGACCAGTTATGAGTATGACCTGCAAAACCGGGTGACAAAGATCACGAATGCGCTGGGTGGTATTACAAAGTATACTTATGATGCATCCGGCAATCTGAGTAGTCAGACAGATGCATTAAATCATACCACGACCTACGTATATGATGGACTGGGCAGGAGGATCAGGACCGTCTCTCCTTCGGGGCATACGGTTTCCGTAGAATATGATGAACACGGAAACAAGATCAAGACAACAGATGCCCGCGGCAATAGCACTTCCTATACTTACAATAGCCGTAACCAGGTATTGACGGAGCGGGATGCGATGGGCAAAACACGGAGCTTTGATTATGACGGAGCTGGCAATATGGTGAGTGAAACCGACAAAAGGGGAAATACCACACGTTATGAATATGACAAGCTGAACCGCCTGGTTAAAACCACCAATGCAGGTGGCTATACTACCACTATGGCTTACGATGCTAATGACAATAAAGTTGCAGAAACAGACTTCAATGGCAATGTCAATTACTATGCATATGACGCCCTGAACAGGCTCACCCAGGTAACAGACCCCTTCAACAAAACCATTACAAACACCTACGATGGAAATCACCGTATATTATCACAGAAAGATAAGAATGGGAAAATATGGAGTAGTGAATATGATGCATTAAACCGGGAAACAAAGAGCATAGATCCATTAGGCTTTTTTACAGAAATCACTTATGACGCCAATGGTAATCAGCTCATGATAAAAAATAAGCTAGGGAATACTACTTCCTACACTTACGATGCATTGAACAGGCAACTGACTGAGACTAATCCTTTGAACGAAGTCACAACATACACCTATGACCTTATCAACAATATCAAATCTGTCACTTACCCCTACGGCAACACTTTCACCAACACCTATAATAACGAGTACCAACTCACAAGTGTTTCCGACATTATTGGAACAATCAACAGTTATACCTATGATGCCAATGGCAATAAATTAACACAGAAAGACGCCAACAACAACGCCGTTTCCTACCAGTTCGATGTACTGAATCGGATTACCGGCATTACAGATGCATTGGGGCATACATCCACCAGGCAATATGACGCCAACAATAATACGACCCGGGAAACCGACCGAAATGGCAATAGCAGAACTTTTGAATACGACGCACTCAATAAGATCACCAGGGAAACAGACGCTTCAGGCAACAGCACGCGGTTTGAACACGATGGCAACGGCAATCAAATCCGAATTATAGATGCAAAGAACAACATCACTTCTTACAGCTTCGATGCGATGAACAGGCTGATCGGGGAATCATTTGCAGATGGGGTCAAAAAAGAGTACACGTACGATGTCAGCGGCAACAAAAAAACACGCAAAGCCAATAACGGAATTATAACCACCTATACTTATAATGATGCAAACCAGCTGACGCAACGCAGTTACCCCAACGGCCAGCATGAAACATTCACATACGACGCCGAAGGAAATAAACTTACTGCTAACAACAGCCATGCTACTATCAGCTTTACATATGACAAACTCAATAGAATATTAACTGAAACCCTTAATGGAAAGACTACCAAGTTTATTTATACTACAAATACAAGAACAATTAATTATCCCGGAGGGAAAGTAATCACAGAAACCACTGACCAGCGAAACAGGCTATCAATGATCAGGGAAAGCGCCAATACCATTGCGCAATTTACCTATGACGGAGCTGGCCGATTGACTACCAAAACACTTGTCAACGGTGTTATCCAGCATTACGGATACGATGCCAATAACCGTATCACCAGCCTCGACTGCCAACCCAATAACGCAATAAACTTTCTATATACCTATGACAATGAAGGCAACCGCCTTACTGCATTGAAAAATCATCGTCCCACCCATTCAGAAAAATATGTGTATGACGAAGTCTATCACCTTACAGGCTTTTATGCAGGCAAACTAAACCAGCAAGCCTTCACAGATACAACTTCAAAAAACGTTTATACTTATGACGCCCTGTACAACAGAACGCTCAGCATCGAAGGTACAACAAGCATAAGCTATGACGTAAAAAACGCCAACACCTATTCAAGGACTACAGCCAATGGCGTACCTGCCAACTTCGCTTATGACGGCAACGGAAGCACCACGTCTGATGCACATCAGACTTATGAATACGACTATGAAAACCGGATAAGCAAAATTGGTGACCAGGAATACCAGTATGATGCATTAGACAGAAAAATAAAGCTGGCTACGCCGGCCGGCATAACCTATTATTATTATGACGGGAATAGAATATTGGAAGAAAGAAACAATGCTAATGTTATTCAGAAAACATATACATATGGTACCTGGCTGGATGATGTCATCACCTATAATTACAATGGCCATAATTATTACCTCGCCAACGACCGGCAGGGCAGCGCACTTGCAGTCTATGATGAAAATGTACTGGCAGAAAGAAATGAGTATAACGGATTTGGAGCCCCGTCTTTTTATAATGAGACTTATGGTCAACTAGACTCTTCATCTGTCAATAATAATATTCTTTTTACCGGACGCCCATATTACGCAAGTACAGGCAATTATGATTTCAGACAAAGAGTATACAATTTTTCAACAGGTCGCTTTCTTCAAAAAGATCCACTTGGCTACATAAACGGTTACAATACCTATGCAGCATATTTCATTCCTCATCAAATAGATCCATTCGGTACAAATGTACTCGTCATAGGTGGTGGCGGCGCACTTGTAACAATAGCAATATTGCTCGAAACTCTCGGCCCCAGGTTGCTTTTCATTTTAATAACTACGCGTGGTGCCTATATAGTAGGAAAATACCTAATGGTTCCTACTCAAAACGGCACTATAGTGGTTGATGGCCTGGGAGAGTTAGCAGGAGACAGATCTCATTGGGTATCCGGCCGCTGCCATGATATCCATAATGATTATAAAAAGCCTTGTGATGGAAAACGAAGCTGCGTTGGCCTGGACTGCATTGAAGAACTTACTGAACCATATGAAAATGCAAAGGCATGTTATAAAGGCAGAAAAGAGTATCTCGACCTGGGCTGTGAAGACGCGAAAGGAGATGTCCCCAAAAGAAACCTTCCAGGACAACTCGACGACGCGAGGAGGGTTTATGAAGATTGTCAAAAAAGAATGGACAAGGCTGAACCTTGCTGCAATAAAAATATAAAATAA